Proteins from a genomic interval of Niabella soli DSM 19437:
- a CDS encoding tetratricopeptide repeat protein, with protein MKKPQIITATVAVVALIVLLAFGRTIPRPGAKTAPAMAEKGDTASEGAVAGFSIDTVLAVSKKELKPEQALRLDLLEKSITRGAVKQQQLDVYQHLANFWRDTAQAFIPFAWYTAQAARLENSEKKLNFAGQLFLNQLTRQDNDAQRHWMAEQAADLFEKTLELNAANDSAKVGLGATYLYGGLGSPMEGIGKIREVVEKDSNNVYAQMTLATASLMSGQKEKAKERLETVLRMQPQNLQAILMLGDLFEKDGDKPQAAALYSKAAKLVQRKDLKEELEKRIEELKK; from the coding sequence GTGAAGAAACCCCAGATTATAACAGCAACAGTGGCGGTAGTGGCCTTAATAGTGCTTTTGGCATTTGGGCGTACTATACCCAGACCTGGCGCTAAAACCGCGCCCGCTATGGCTGAAAAAGGCGACACTGCATCTGAAGGCGCTGTTGCTGGTTTTTCTATTGATACCGTGCTGGCTGTATCAAAAAAAGAACTGAAACCCGAACAGGCACTACGCCTGGATTTACTGGAGAAAAGCATTACACGCGGCGCTGTTAAACAGCAGCAACTGGATGTATATCAGCATTTAGCGAATTTCTGGCGGGATACGGCGCAAGCCTTTATTCCCTTTGCCTGGTACACGGCACAGGCAGCCCGATTGGAAAATTCAGAAAAAAAGCTCAATTTTGCAGGCCAATTATTCCTGAATCAGTTGACGCGGCAGGACAATGACGCACAGCGGCATTGGATGGCGGAACAGGCAGCGGATCTTTTTGAGAAGACGCTGGAGCTGAATGCGGCAAATGATTCTGCAAAAGTTGGCCTGGGCGCCACTTATCTTTATGGTGGCCTGGGCTCCCCGATGGAAGGTATTGGAAAGATCAGAGAAGTTGTTGAAAAAGACAGCAATAATGTTTATGCGCAAATGACCCTGGCCACGGCTTCCCTTATGAGTGGTCAAAAGGAAAAGGCAAAAGAACGTTTGGAAACTGTTTTGAGAATGCAACCCCAGAATCTTCAGGCGATCCTGATGTTGGGCGACCTGTTCGAAAAGGACGGGGATAAGCCCCAGGCGGCAGCCCTTTATTCCAAAGCGGCAAAGCTGGTACAACGGAAGGATCTGAAAGAAGAACTGGAGAAAAGGATCGAAGAACTAAAGAAGTAA
- a CDS encoding ORF6N domain-containing protein, with translation MQLTVIQQRIYEIKGQRVMLDFDLASLYQIETKRLKEAVRRNKKRFPEDFMFELTKVEYEQLKAHCLDLSSGNDTEAATAADCLRSQIASLNNPVAADGQRIASKRGRHSKYLPFAFTEHGVTMLASVLNSGRAIEMNIDIVRAFISLRQLAIEHKDFIQQLKNLRTELHERIDVHDAQLGQIYEALENMLDTEAEKKAKEDAWKDRKRIGYR, from the coding sequence ATGCAATTGACTGTTATTCAGCAAAGAATTTATGAGATAAAGGGACAACGCGTTATGCTCGATTTTGATCTGGCCAGTCTGTACCAAATTGAGACCAAAAGACTGAAAGAGGCCGTAAGACGAAATAAAAAACGCTTTCCGGAAGATTTTATGTTTGAGCTTACCAAAGTGGAATACGAGCAGTTAAAGGCGCATTGTTTGGATTTGAGCTCTGGAAATGACACCGAAGCCGCTACCGCAGCGGATTGTTTAAGGTCGCAAATTGCGTCCTTAAACAATCCTGTTGCTGCTGATGGGCAAAGGATTGCTTCGAAAAGAGGGCGGCATTCAAAATACCTGCCTTTTGCTTTTACCGAACATGGTGTAACGATGTTAGCATCTGTTTTAAACAGTGGCAGAGCTATAGAAATGAATATTGACATTGTTCGGGCCTTTATAAGTTTACGGCAATTAGCCATAGAGCATAAAGATTTTATACAACAACTGAAAAATTTGAGAACGGAATTACATGAACGTATTGATGTGCATGATGCCCAACTAGGGCAGATATATGAGGCTTTGGAAAATATGCTGGACACAGAAGCTGAAAAGAAAGCCAAAGAAGATGCCTGGAAAGACCGGAAACGGATTGGGTATAGATAA
- a CDS encoding single-stranded DNA-binding protein, which translates to MRGVNRVMLIGNLGKDPDVQTLEGNIAVAKFPLATTETFKDRTGKLISQTEWHTVVLWRGLAELAQKFLHKSSLVYIEGRLRTRSWEDKDGVKKYVTEVVGENLIMLDKKAEGTPSPDEQHGIEGFDLHPF; encoded by the coding sequence ATGAGAGGAGTTAACAGAGTTATGCTGATTGGAAATTTAGGAAAAGACCCCGATGTACAAACACTGGAAGGTAATATTGCGGTAGCAAAATTTCCGCTGGCCACAACAGAAACCTTCAAAGACCGGACCGGCAAATTGATTTCCCAAACCGAATGGCACACCGTTGTATTGTGGCGCGGGCTGGCGGAGCTGGCTCAGAAATTTTTACACAAATCGAGTCTCGTCTATATTGAAGGGCGTTTAAGAACCCGCAGTTGGGAAGACAAGGATGGTGTAAAAAAATATGTAACGGAAGTGGTGGGTGAAAACCTTATTATGCTTGATAAAAAAGCGGAGGGCACTCCTTCGCCCGATGAGCAACACGGCATTGAAGGATTTGACTTACATCCTTTTTAA
- a CDS encoding ABC transporter permease, which yields MQLFSIFRQPAWKRLRKNKGALIGLSAILLSVFIAIFCYFLAEDASPYANRIILEIGGSKPGFRQTFLLLKKENPPAVAGFFERLINGKPDQYDYIPVNHYTITKDSIIVDKFIDEGVSERLGFSRARTSLQPVVTKTFWLGTDSYGRDILSRLIVGTRVSLSVGIITVLISISIGLMLGSLAGFYRGKMDDVIMWFINVIWSIPTLLLVFAITLALGKGFWQVFIAVGLTMWVNVARLVRGQVLAVRELEYIEATRALGFNDMRIIMRHIWPNIMGPVLVIAAANFASSIVIEAGLSFLGVGVQPPQPSWGLMIKENYNFIITQNPMLALAPGFAIMILVLAFNLFGNGLRDALNVKGKL from the coding sequence ATGCAGCTTTTCTCAATATTCCGTCAACCGGCCTGGAAACGGCTCCGCAAAAATAAAGGGGCGCTTATTGGGTTATCCGCAATCCTTCTTTCAGTTTTCATTGCTATCTTTTGTTATTTCCTGGCAGAAGATGCATCGCCCTATGCCAACCGCATTATCTTAGAAATAGGCGGCTCAAAGCCGGGATTCCGTCAAACCTTTTTATTATTAAAAAAGGAAAACCCACCCGCAGTGGCGGGATTTTTTGAACGCCTTATCAATGGCAAACCCGATCAGTACGACTACATACCGGTCAATCATTACACTATTACAAAGGACAGCATTATTGTTGACAAATTTATTGATGAGGGTGTAAGTGAGCGCCTGGGGTTCTCAAGAGCCCGAACCTCTTTGCAACCGGTTGTTACTAAAACATTCTGGCTGGGAACGGACAGTTATGGCCGGGACATACTCAGCCGGCTTATTGTAGGCACACGGGTAAGTTTAAGCGTGGGCATTATAACCGTGCTGATCTCCATCAGCATTGGTTTGATGCTGGGGTCGCTTGCGGGATTTTACCGGGGTAAAATGGATGATGTTATTATGTGGTTCATCAACGTTATCTGGAGCATTCCTACTTTATTACTGGTCTTTGCCATTACGCTTGCTTTGGGAAAAGGTTTTTGGCAGGTATTCATTGCCGTTGGATTAACGATGTGGGTAAATGTAGCACGCCTGGTGCGCGGGCAGGTTTTAGCCGTAAGAGAACTGGAATATATTGAAGCAACAAGAGCGCTTGGCTTCAATGATATGCGGATCATTATGCGGCATATATGGCCCAATATTATGGGACCGGTATTGGTTATTGCTGCTGCCAACTTTGCCTCCTCTATCGTTATTGAAGCGGGGCTTAGTTTCCTCGGCGTTGGTGTACAACCTCCGCAACCCAGTTGGGGGCTGATGATCAAGGAGAATTATAATTTCATCATTACACAAAACCCAATGCTGGCGCTGGCTCCCGGCTTTGCAATCATGATCCTGGTATTAGCCTTTAATCTTTTCGGCAACGGGTTACGGGATGCGTTAAATGTAAAAGGGAAATTGTAA
- a CDS encoding Rne/Rng family ribonuclease yields the protein MNKDLIINATPAGVDIALLENSKLVELHNEKTDSQFAVGDLYLGKVKKLMPALNAAFIDLGYEKDAFLHYTDLSPYVKSLLKFTQQAMKAQGDTVMDFSKFEIEPEIIKTGKITEVLGGKPHILVQILKEPIAAKGPRLSCELSLPGRYIVITPFNNIVAVSKKIHSSEERKRLQKIIEAVRPRNFGVIVRTAAEGKNTAELYEDLTNLLNSWKTIEQNLKGAVAPAKILSEQNKTNSILRDLLNADFNRIIVNSKNVYNETKSYLQKIAPEKEGIVSLYQSPGGIFDSFGITKQVKASFGKTVNLNSGAYLIIEHTEALHVIDVNSGYKNVGNNQEQNALATNLEAAEEISRQLRLRDIGGIIVVDFIDMKLAENKRALYEKMEEFMKTDRARHSVLPISKFGLMQITRQRMRPEVNINTQEICPTCNGTGKIGSSLILEDEMEKNLNYLITHRHTGLKLVVHPIMYAYLTKGWWFNSKLSKWNKKFGQKIKLEPNSAYQLVEYRFFNKENEEIKM from the coding sequence ATGAATAAGGACCTTATTATTAATGCCACCCCTGCGGGTGTAGATATAGCATTGCTGGAGAATAGCAAACTTGTAGAATTACACAACGAAAAAACGGATTCGCAGTTTGCCGTGGGAGATTTATACCTCGGGAAGGTAAAAAAATTAATGCCTGCGCTCAACGCGGCTTTTATTGACCTGGGCTATGAAAAAGACGCATTCCTGCATTATACCGACCTAAGCCCTTACGTAAAATCATTACTGAAGTTTACCCAACAGGCGATGAAAGCCCAGGGCGATACGGTAATGGATTTTTCAAAATTTGAAATAGAACCGGAAATTATCAAAACCGGGAAAATTACAGAAGTGCTTGGCGGAAAGCCACATATCCTGGTGCAGATACTGAAAGAGCCTATCGCGGCAAAAGGCCCGCGCCTGAGTTGTGAATTATCCCTCCCGGGAAGATATATTGTAATTACCCCTTTCAATAATATTGTTGCTGTTTCCAAAAAGATCCATTCTTCAGAAGAGCGCAAGCGCCTGCAAAAGATCATTGAAGCGGTACGACCCAGGAACTTTGGCGTTATTGTACGCACGGCGGCCGAAGGAAAAAATACGGCAGAACTTTACGAAGACCTGACGAACCTGCTGAACTCCTGGAAAACAATTGAACAGAACCTGAAAGGTGCGGTAGCCCCGGCAAAGATCCTGAGTGAACAAAATAAGACAAATAGTATTTTGAGGGATCTGCTCAACGCGGATTTTAACCGGATCATCGTAAACTCAAAGAACGTTTATAACGAAACCAAAAGCTATCTTCAAAAAATAGCCCCGGAAAAAGAGGGGATCGTTTCTTTATACCAGAGCCCCGGCGGCATTTTCGATTCCTTTGGTATTACCAAACAAGTAAAAGCTTCTTTTGGCAAAACCGTCAATCTGAACAGCGGCGCTTACCTCATCATTGAGCATACCGAAGCCCTGCACGTGATTGATGTAAACAGCGGCTACAAAAATGTTGGCAATAACCAGGAACAAAACGCACTGGCCACCAACCTGGAAGCTGCTGAAGAAATTTCCAGGCAACTGCGGCTACGAGATATAGGCGGTATTATCGTAGTCGATTTCATAGATATGAAACTGGCGGAGAATAAAAGAGCGCTTTATGAAAAAATGGAAGAGTTCATGAAGACGGACCGCGCCAGGCATTCTGTTTTACCGATTTCGAAATTTGGGCTGATGCAGATCACGCGGCAGCGGATGCGTCCCGAAGTGAATATCAATACCCAGGAAATTTGCCCCACTTGTAACGGCACCGGGAAGATCGGGTCTTCGCTGATCCTCGAAGATGAAATGGAGAAGAACCTGAATTACCTGATCACGCACCGGCATACAGGTTTAAAACTGGTGGTGCATCCTATCATGTATGCCTATCTTACTAAAGGCTGGTGGTTCAACAGCAAGCTGTCGAAGTGGAATAAAAAATTCGGCCAAAAAATAAAACTGGAACCCAATAGCGCTTACCAACTGGTTGAATACCGGTTTTTCAATAAGGAAAATGAGGAAATAAAGATGTAA
- a CDS encoding HU family DNA-binding protein, translating to MRKADLVNKISDKTGIPKVDVLVTLENMFKEVKDTLASGENIYIRGFGSFITKKRAAKIGRNIKKNVAVHIPEHYIPAFKPAKEFTAEVKKLVEPKPDQGPGEDADD from the coding sequence ATGCGAAAAGCGGATTTAGTAAACAAGATTTCAGATAAAACAGGTATTCCCAAAGTGGACGTACTCGTTACTTTGGAAAACATGTTTAAAGAAGTTAAGGACACGCTGGCTTCCGGTGAAAATATCTATATCCGGGGGTTTGGTAGTTTTATTACCAAAAAAAGGGCTGCTAAGATCGGTAGAAACATCAAAAAAAATGTAGCCGTACATATTCCGGAGCACTACATTCCTGCATTTAAACCGGCTAAAGAATTCACAGCCGAGGTAAAAAAGCTCGTGGAGCCAAAGCCTGACCAAGGCCCTGGTGAAGATGCAGATGACTAG
- a CDS encoding glycosyltransferase, translated as MPGVRKKNILVAPLDWGLGHTTRCIPIIWELINNNCTIIIAGNTTQVYLLKQEFPQLTFIDLEGYNVHYSKKGNRFLATIARQLPRIAKAIRRENEWLKKIVNTHRIDGIISDNRFGLYHKKVPSVFITHQLNIQTPLGSPAGLLTRKMNYSRINRFTHCWIPDFEASPGLAGALSHPPKMPSISCTYTGPLSRMQPAIAGEPKKMVLILLSGPEPQRSLFERLIFSQLRPTELSFVVVRGLPDGKGPQVPALPNIVVYDHLPAKELNRCLAEAAVVVCRSGYSTVMDVCVVGAKAIMVPTPGQTEQEYLAALLAGSGSIITASQDDFDLYALLERAQQSNCRLSAPQEEQLLKKAVRDFVGSLAG; from the coding sequence ATGCCGGGTGTAAGAAAAAAAAATATTCTTGTAGCGCCGCTCGACTGGGGACTGGGACATACAACACGATGTATTCCAATAATTTGGGAATTAATAAATAATAATTGTACTATTATTATTGCAGGAAATACTACTCAGGTTTATTTACTGAAACAGGAATTTCCCCAGCTCACTTTTATTGATCTCGAAGGCTATAATGTGCATTATTCCAAAAAAGGAAATCGTTTTTTGGCCACCATAGCCCGTCAATTACCCCGCATTGCCAAAGCCATACGAAGAGAAAATGAATGGTTGAAAAAGATTGTAAATACTCATAGGATCGATGGTATTATCAGCGACAACCGGTTTGGGTTATATCACAAAAAGGTTCCTTCCGTTTTTATTACACACCAGTTAAATATTCAGACGCCCCTGGGAAGCCCGGCTGGCCTGTTGACCCGGAAAATGAATTATAGCCGGATCAACCGGTTTACCCATTGCTGGATCCCGGATTTTGAAGCGTCACCGGGGCTGGCCGGCGCGCTGTCGCATCCTCCAAAAATGCCATCGATTTCCTGCACGTATACCGGCCCCTTATCCAGGATGCAACCGGCAATTGCCGGTGAGCCAAAAAAAATGGTATTGATCCTGCTGTCCGGTCCCGAGCCGCAACGATCGTTATTCGAGCGGCTGATTTTTAGTCAACTGCGCCCAACAGAATTGTCTTTTGTTGTTGTAAGGGGGCTTCCTGATGGTAAGGGGCCGCAGGTGCCAGCGCTCCCTAATATTGTGGTGTACGATCATTTGCCTGCAAAGGAACTAAACCGTTGCCTGGCGGAAGCCGCTGTGGTCGTATGCAGGAGCGGCTACAGTACGGTAATGGATGTGTGTGTGGTGGGGGCCAAAGCGATCATGGTGCCCACGCCGGGGCAAACGGAACAGGAATACCTTGCGGCATTGCTGGCGGGATCCGGTAGCATCATTACGGCTTCCCAGGATGATTTTGATTTGTACGCCTTGCTGGAACGGGCGCAACAATCAAATTGCCGGCTCAGCGCTCCGCAGGAGGAACAATTGCTGAAAAAGGCCGTGCGTGATTTTGTTGGGAGCTTAGCAGGCTGA
- the pheS gene encoding phenylalanine--tRNA ligase subunit alpha, translated as MQDLVQKLQIYKSEIGEYTATDEPSVEAFRIKWLGSKGLVKTVMGAMKDVPVEQKKEAGQLLNDFKLFVEAKFSDLKEAATASSGGAEKARPDLSLPGDTIALGSRHPITLMRNKIISIFQRLGFAVAEGPEIEDDWHNFTALNMPAHHPARDMQDTFYVDAGSNSAVDWLLRTHTSNTQIRVMEKGVLPIRVICPGRVYRNETISARSHCFFHQVEGLYIDENVSFADLKQTLYFFVKEMYGGDVRVRFRPSYFPFTEPSAEMDVSCFICGGKGCNICKKTGWVEILGCGMIHPNVLQNCGIDPEKYTGFAFGMGVERPAMLKYGINDIRLFSENDVRFLRQFTSAT; from the coding sequence ATGCAGGATTTAGTTCAGAAGCTTCAGATATATAAATCAGAGATCGGTGAATATACGGCCACAGACGAACCGTCTGTGGAAGCCTTTCGCATTAAATGGCTGGGATCCAAAGGCCTGGTAAAAACCGTGATGGGGGCCATGAAAGATGTGCCCGTTGAGCAAAAGAAGGAGGCCGGTCAACTATTGAACGACTTTAAACTATTTGTTGAGGCAAAATTCAGCGACCTGAAAGAGGCTGCTACTGCTTCCTCCGGCGGAGCCGAAAAGGCAAGACCCGATCTTTCCTTACCCGGCGATACCATTGCGCTGGGCAGCCGCCACCCTATTACTTTAATGCGCAATAAAATTATATCCATCTTTCAGCGGCTGGGATTTGCGGTAGCGGAAGGCCCTGAGATTGAAGACGACTGGCACAATTTCACCGCGCTGAATATGCCTGCCCACCACCCGGCCCGTGATATGCAGGACACTTTTTATGTGGACGCTGGTTCTAACAGCGCCGTGGATTGGCTGTTACGCACCCACACCAGCAATACGCAGATCCGTGTTATGGAAAAAGGCGTGCTGCCCATTCGGGTTATTTGCCCCGGTCGTGTATACCGTAATGAAACCATCAGTGCCCGCAGCCACTGCTTCTTTCACCAGGTAGAAGGCCTGTATATTGATGAGAATGTTTCCTTTGCCGACCTGAAACAAACCCTTTATTTCTTCGTAAAGGAAATGTATGGCGGCGACGTGCGCGTGCGCTTTCGCCCGTCCTATTTCCCGTTTACGGAACCCAGCGCGGAAATGGATGTAAGTTGTTTCATCTGTGGCGGCAAGGGCTGTAATATTTGTAAAAAAACCGGTTGGGTGGAGATCCTGGGATGTGGTATGATACACCCGAATGTTTTGCAAAACTGTGGCATTGACCCCGAAAAATATACCGGATTTGCCTTTGGAATGGGCGTGGAACGACCGGCTATGTTAAAATATGGCATTAATGATATCCGTCTTTTCAGTGAAAATGACGTGCGATTTTTAAGACAATTTACCAGTGCCACCTGA
- a CDS encoding Lrp/AsnC ligand binding domain-containing protein produces the protein MNNKLNLDKLDLQIIQHMMEDAEISYADLGKKLFVSGGTIHVRIKKLQKDGIVKGTKLNTDLKLLGYDVIAFIGIYLKESSLYDSVAKELYKLKEVVRLNYTTGNYSMFAEIICKDISELRVVLHEKLQKIKGIERTETLISLEESFSRNVRVLD, from the coding sequence ATGAACAATAAATTGAATCTCGACAAACTGGATCTCCAGATCATTCAGCATATGATGGAAGATGCTGAAATTTCCTATGCAGATCTTGGTAAAAAATTATTTGTATCTGGCGGAACCATTCACGTGCGTATTAAAAAATTGCAAAAGGATGGTATTGTGAAAGGTACGAAATTAAACACAGATTTAAAGCTTTTAGGCTATGATGTTATTGCATTTATCGGAATTTATCTGAAAGAAAGTTCCCTGTATGATTCTGTTGCCAAAGAATTATACAAATTAAAAGAAGTGGTGCGGTTAAATTACACCACGGGGAATTACAGCATGTTTGCCGAAATTATTTGTAAAGATATTAGCGAGCTGCGCGTGGTATTACATGAAAAATTGCAGAAGATAAAAGGAATTGAAAGAACAGAAACCCTGATCTCGCTTGAGGAAAGCTTTTCGAGGAATGTACGGGTACTGGATTAG
- the mutY gene encoding A/G-specific adenine glycosylase → MNNNNFQHILALWNQTENTRQMPWKGQKDPYKIWLSEVILQQTRVEQGLNYYKNFIKNYPTIGDLANASEKSVFKLWEGLGYYSRCKNLIFTAKLISNEMGGVFPDTYESILKLKGIGPYTAAAIASFAFNLPHAVLDGNVFRVLSRIFGIGEPIDMPSGKKIFSALAEKLLNKQEPGIYNQAIMDFGATVCKPAAPLCVQCPFQKHCVAFKKELVTGLPVKSKKIAVRTRYFYYLIPLFRNTVPVRERTGKDIWQHLYEFPMIETTVARAPKAIISKGIKKGWIDEGTITDISSAFSQKLSHQVIKSVFISCKVNRRPEALQSFQWVSKRALKTLPFPKTITQYLNRS, encoded by the coding sequence TTGAATAACAATAATTTTCAACATATTCTGGCACTATGGAACCAAACAGAGAACACCCGTCAAATGCCCTGGAAAGGACAAAAGGACCCGTATAAGATATGGTTGAGTGAGGTGATCCTGCAGCAAACCCGTGTGGAGCAGGGATTAAACTACTACAAAAATTTTATAAAAAATTACCCGACTATCGGCGACCTGGCCAATGCTTCAGAAAAATCAGTTTTTAAACTTTGGGAAGGGCTGGGCTATTATTCCCGCTGTAAAAACCTGATTTTCACCGCAAAATTAATAAGCAACGAAATGGGCGGTGTTTTTCCGGATACCTATGAATCGATATTAAAATTAAAAGGCATCGGTCCCTACACCGCCGCGGCAATCGCCTCTTTTGCATTCAACCTGCCTCATGCCGTGCTGGACGGCAATGTTTTCAGGGTGCTGTCACGGATCTTTGGTATTGGGGAACCGATTGACATGCCTTCCGGAAAAAAAATATTTTCGGCATTGGCTGAAAAATTGCTGAACAAACAAGAGCCGGGCATTTACAATCAGGCTATTATGGATTTTGGAGCCACCGTTTGCAAACCCGCAGCGCCGCTTTGCGTCCAATGCCCTTTCCAAAAACACTGTGTCGCTTTCAAAAAAGAGTTGGTTACCGGGCTCCCCGTAAAAAGCAAAAAAATTGCCGTCCGCACCCGCTATTTTTATTATTTGATCCCTCTCTTCCGCAATACGGTCCCCGTTCGGGAACGGACGGGAAAAGATATCTGGCAACATTTATATGAATTTCCAATGATTGAAACCACAGTTGCCCGGGCTCCCAAAGCCATTATTAGCAAAGGAATTAAAAAAGGGTGGATCGATGAGGGAACCATTACTGACATCAGCTCTGCCTTTTCCCAAAAACTCAGTCACCAGGTTATTAAATCGGTGTTTATCTCCTGCAAAGTCAATCGCAGGCCTGAAGCGCTTCAATCCTTCCAATGGGTATCGAAACGGGCATTAAAAACCCTGCCTTTTCCCAAAACCATTACCCAGTACTTAAACCGGTCATAA
- a CDS encoding phosphopantetheine-binding protein: MEKEQLKQQVKEQIIKFLNLNSVKPEEIKDDEPLFGEGLGLDSIDSIELIVMLSREYGINIQDPKEGRKILTTVNTMVDYIDQHRTK, translated from the coding sequence ATGGAAAAAGAACAATTAAAACAACAGGTAAAGGAACAGATCATTAAATTTCTGAATCTGAATAGTGTAAAACCTGAGGAAATAAAAGATGATGAGCCCTTGTTCGGCGAGGGGCTGGGGTTGGATTCTATTGATTCTATCGAGTTGATCGTAATGCTCTCCAGGGAATATGGAATTAACATCCAGGATCCCAAAGAAGGCCGGAAGATATTGACTACTGTAAACACGATGGTGGATTATATCGATCAACATCGCACTAAATAA
- a CDS encoding beta-ketoacyl-[acyl-carrier-protein] synthase family protein gives MGAVIVTGIGLFSAIGASVAENREALINGCTGIGEASHFPSRYAETMPFGAIRSDTDTLASLLTERTPQATRTDLIGLKAMTEAIADAQLSEKTLMANTTALIGASTVGGMCLTDEMYRDANNPDPSSDSPYLEAYSNSACTLFLQTYFNIGGPVNTFNTACSSSANAIMYGARLLQNGLATKAIVGGIDSLSKYTVNGFNSLMILSPEACRPFDANRKGLNLGEAGGFLVLERAEDLPPGKKVYAVVKGFGNSNDAYHPSSTSENADGPYLCMKEALKTANLNPSDIDFINAHGTATENNDETESVAMLRLFEKVPAFASTKSYTGHTLGAAGAVEAIFSILNLHHQEVYPSLNFETPIEKTGLTPVLSYQQKELNYVMSNSFGFGGNCSSLIFGRY, from the coding sequence TTGGGCGCTGTTATCGTTACAGGTATCGGGCTTTTTTCGGCCATTGGTGCATCCGTAGCCGAAAACCGGGAAGCACTGATCAACGGGTGCACCGGTATTGGGGAAGCCAGCCATTTTCCCTCCAGGTATGCCGAAACAATGCCGTTTGGCGCAATAAGATCCGATACTGACACACTGGCTTCTTTACTGACCGAAAGAACCCCACAAGCTACCAGGACAGACCTGATCGGCTTAAAGGCAATGACAGAAGCAATTGCCGACGCACAACTTTCCGAAAAAACGCTTATGGCAAACACCACCGCGCTGATCGGCGCCAGTACGGTTGGCGGCATGTGCCTCACAGACGAGATGTATCGCGATGCCAATAATCCGGACCCATCATCCGACAGCCCTTACCTGGAAGCCTATTCCAATAGCGCGTGCACTTTATTTCTGCAGACTTATTTTAATATCGGGGGACCCGTAAACACGTTCAACACTGCCTGTTCTTCTTCCGCTAATGCCATTATGTATGGCGCACGCCTGTTACAAAACGGGTTGGCGACAAAAGCGATAGTGGGAGGTATCGACAGCCTTTCGAAATACACGGTAAATGGGTTCAATTCATTAATGATCCTCTCTCCGGAAGCCTGCAGGCCCTTTGATGCGAACCGGAAGGGATTAAACCTGGGAGAGGCCGGTGGCTTTTTGGTACTGGAACGGGCAGAAGACCTCCCACCAGGTAAAAAAGTTTATGCCGTTGTAAAAGGGTTTGGCAACAGCAATGACGCCTATCACCCTTCGTCTACCTCGGAAAACGCGGACGGGCCTTATTTATGCATGAAAGAAGCGCTTAAAACCGCCAATCTAAATCCTTCGGATATCGATTTTATAAACGCCCACGGCACGGCAACGGAAAATAACGACGAAACGGAAAGCGTAGCCATGTTACGTCTGTTCGAAAAAGTACCTGCCTTTGCCAGCACCAAATCCTATACGGGTCATACATTAGGCGCCGCGGGAGCCGTGGAAGCCATTTTCAGCATCCTGAATCTTCACCACCAGGAAGTATACCCTTCACTTAATTTTGAAACCCCGATTGAAAAAACGGGATTAACGCCTGTTTTAAGCTATCAGCAAAAAGAATTAAATTATGTAATGTCCAATTCTTTTGGATTCGGAGGCAATTGCAGCTCGCTGATTTTTGGCAGATATTGA